A part of Acipenser ruthenus chromosome 50, fAciRut3.2 maternal haplotype, whole genome shotgun sequence genomic DNA contains:
- the LOC117965878 gene encoding zinc finger protein 883-like isoform X1, which produces MDSVKMESVQIKEEFSELEPLPFTVDFFGLASLPMKQELCEMQCDSSQPQVSEIKAEHNELEIPQTEEHLPVKQEEVLEIVCIKRGPPEVEFEHMEPVKEEPEDFKPNIPELEPVRLRECSVVLERICVREQGAGEEGSLNSMQGGGQGDRRSHSECSLAGSSPAAKARAGGGEYPDCGKGFMLLGHLNKTQRTHTGEKPYHCSDCGKSFNHFRNLKQHQRIHTGEKPYHCSDCGKSFNHFRNLKQHQRIHTGEKPYHCFDCGKSFTVKQSLQYHQWTHTGEKPYCCSDCGKSFRRADRLVSHQRTHTGEKPYHCSDCGKSFSVKRGLQNHQWTHTGEKPYRCSDCGKSFSVKKGLQNHERTRTGEKPYCCSDCGKSFSQLGSLKEHQRTHTGEKPYHCSDCGKSFRRADNLVSHQRTHTGEKPYRCSDCGKSFIRADSFVSHQRTHTGEKPYRCSDCGKSFSVKQVLQKHQRIHRRDKL; this is translated from the exons atggacagtgtgaagatggaatctgtccagattaaagaggagttctctGAACTTGAACCTCTCCCCTTTACAGTGGATTTctttgggctggcttccctccccatgaaacaggagctctgtgagatgcaatgtgacagcagtcagccacaggtctctgagattaaagctgagcacaatgaattggagatcccgcAGACAGAAGAAcaccttcctgttaaacaagaagaggtgctggaaattgTCTGTATTAAACGGGgtccccctgaagtagagtttgagcacatggaaccagtgaaggaagaaccagaggacttcaaaccaaacatccctgagctggagcctgtacgcctgcgggagtgtagcgtggtgctggagagaatctgcgtgagagagcaaggcgctggagaggaaggctctctcaacagcatgcaaggaggtggacagGGAGACAGGCGctcacattcagaatgcagtctagcag gttccagtccagcagctaaagcgagggcaggcggtggagaatatcctgactgtgggaaaggtttcatgCTGTTGgggcatttaaacaaaacccagcgaactcacacaggagagaaaccgtatcactgctctgactgtgggaagagtttcaatcattttagaaacctaaaacaacaccagcgaattcacacaggagagaaaccgtatcactgctctgactgtgggaagagtttcaatcattttagaaacctaaaacaacaccagcgaattcacacaggagagaaaccgtaccactgctttgactgtgggaagagtttcactgtgAAACAAAGCCTTCAATACCACCAGtggactcacacaggagagaagccatattgctgctctgactgtgggaagagtttcagacgggCAGACaggcttgtttcacaccagcgaactcacacaggagaaaaaccgtatcactgctctgactgtgggaagagtttcagtgtgaaacgaggccttcaaaaccaccagtggactcacacaggagagaaaccgtatcgctgctctgactgtgggaagagtttcagtgtgaAAAAAGGCCTTCAAAACCACGAGCGAACTcgcacaggagagaaaccgtattgctgctctgactgtgggaagagtttcagtcagttaggaagcctaaaagaacaccagcgaactcacacaggagagaaaccgtatcactgctctgactgtgggaagagtttcagacgggcagacaaccttgtttcacaccagcgaactcacacaggagagaaaccgtatcgctgctctgactgtgggaagagtttcattcgGGCAGACAgctttgtttcacaccagcgaact